In a single window of the Anaerocolumna cellulosilytica genome:
- a CDS encoding type VI secretion system Vgr family protein codes for MEAITYHQLKTNIPNIKRIESLSIQQNLNKHATMRLTGIMDEKSIDQFVVQNEEDKEIEVYTEDENSEYKILFRGIVKEEQIRFVQGICYIEIVGTSYTYLLDIKKRKQSFQDAAMSLQEILAHIMKQYAGWDVQDTIQRKEGVGQLLIQYNETDWEFLKRLASIYHKPILPMINYKTPKLVFGAKEGKEIGKLSQFNYVVSKDLEYYSKAKNNKLPEIKLEDTIIYKVTTRNEFEIGDVGEFQDRIIYIRSKNCEMHGGELQFEYELTTKNAFLQEDKYNQNIVGTSIKGTVLERVNDKVKVQLAIDENKQSKEKAWEFPYMTPYSSEGHSGWYCMPEIGDTVNIYFPSKREEEAVAQNSVRSKSAKGDKITDPAVKYFRTADGKEIKFSKDEICISCKNMYIKMTENDGIRIVSSGNLNFSSGKGITLQAEKEINIHANDQIKLECKSSEIVMNTNIDICGEDVRIN; via the coding sequence ATGGAAGCAATAACATATCATCAATTAAAAACAAATATACCAAATATAAAAAGAATTGAATCATTAAGTATACAGCAAAACCTAAATAAACATGCAACAATGCGGTTAACAGGAATAATGGATGAAAAATCTATAGATCAATTTGTTGTACAAAATGAAGAAGATAAAGAGATAGAGGTGTACACGGAGGATGAAAATTCAGAGTATAAGATTTTGTTTCGAGGAATTGTTAAAGAGGAGCAAATTCGTTTTGTGCAGGGTATTTGTTATATAGAAATAGTGGGAACATCCTACACCTATTTGTTAGATATTAAGAAGAGAAAGCAATCATTTCAAGATGCTGCAATGTCTCTTCAAGAAATCTTAGCACATATTATGAAGCAATACGCGGGATGGGACGTACAAGATACGATTCAAAGGAAAGAAGGGGTGGGGCAGCTTCTGATACAATACAATGAAACGGATTGGGAATTCTTAAAAAGGCTTGCATCTATTTATCATAAACCAATCCTGCCAATGATTAACTATAAAACGCCAAAGTTAGTCTTTGGAGCAAAGGAAGGTAAAGAGATTGGTAAGCTATCACAGTTTAATTATGTCGTATCAAAAGATTTAGAGTACTATTCCAAAGCCAAAAATAATAAATTACCAGAAATCAAATTAGAAGATACCATTATCTATAAGGTTACAACCAGGAACGAATTTGAGATTGGGGATGTAGGTGAATTCCAAGATAGAATCATATATATTCGTTCAAAGAATTGTGAAATGCATGGTGGGGAACTTCAGTTTGAATATGAACTAACAACAAAAAATGCTTTTTTGCAGGAGGATAAATACAACCAAAATATTGTAGGAACCTCTATCAAAGGAACGGTACTAGAGCGAGTGAATGATAAGGTTAAAGTGCAGCTTGCAATTGATGAGAACAAGCAGAGTAAAGAAAAAGCTTGGGAGTTTCCTTATATGACACCATATTCATCGGAGGGTCATAGCGGCTGGTATTGTATGCCGGAGATAGGAGATACCGTAAATATCTATTTTCCAAGCAAACGAGAAGAAGAAGCAGTTGCACAAAACTCCGTACGGTCTAAGAGTGCAAAAGGAGATAAGATAACAGATCCTGCTGTTAAATATTTTCGTACAGCTGATGGGAAGGAAATTAAATTCAGTAAAGATGAAATCTGCATATCCTGTAAAAATATGTATATTAAAATGACGGAAAATGATGGAATCCGTATTGTTAGTTCAGGTAATCTTAATTTCTCATCAGGGAAAGGAATCACTCTGCAAGCAGAAAAAGAAATTAATATCCATGCAAATGACCAGATTAAATTAGAGTGTAAATCAAGTGAAATTGTTATGAATACAAACATAGATATATGCGGAGAAGATGTTCGTATTAACTAA
- a CDS encoding contractile injection system protein, VgrG/Pvc8 family translates to METITFNELLFELPITYEYIKECSLAEKINEHVNVRIQGVLTEEEQIRALEQVSMESQVRIYTEEEELFYGIVTSFDITYLNGVGEFVLCAADESIRLDIVKKSRSYQDINQTYAAIIKKTIGEYFGDFANISQYTVYPQAPIIQYKETDWEFIKRIASYMGTYLQPEAKRKGIQIYLGEHDGYKRNPAIYEYVEKSENQAYVSKENKEYITKIKNCKSIWIHVSENYNMGDKIVMKQELYTIIEKTACMEKEQLLFTYRLKRREDLQISINHNKAMKGTSLEGIILAIKDDKIKLQLCIDETQDEERAYLYPFAVPYTAEGNTGWYMMPQIGEGAFLYIPSEDESQGYISTAIHKEGESNPFMMNESVHRIGSEDNKSLVMGRDELSFQSEDKEFFITMMEEEGISVVSDEGIKLMAGKKCNLHGNRIKLYAKERITLTTKKTSINLDSVVDISGDNQRKSVADELLYSLGG, encoded by the coding sequence ATGGAGACAATAACTTTTAATGAGCTGCTGTTTGAACTTCCTATAACGTATGAATATATAAAGGAATGCAGCTTGGCTGAAAAAATAAACGAACATGTAAACGTACGCATCCAAGGAGTACTTACAGAAGAAGAACAGATACGAGCACTAGAACAAGTGTCAATGGAAAGTCAGGTTCGCATATATACAGAGGAAGAAGAATTATTTTATGGCATCGTAACCAGTTTTGATATTACATATCTTAATGGTGTAGGTGAATTCGTACTTTGCGCGGCCGATGAATCGATACGCTTAGATATTGTTAAGAAAAGCAGAAGCTATCAAGATATCAATCAAACCTATGCGGCTATTATTAAAAAGACGATAGGAGAGTATTTTGGAGACTTTGCAAATATAAGTCAATATACAGTGTATCCCCAGGCACCTATTATTCAATATAAGGAGACCGATTGGGAATTCATTAAAAGAATAGCTTCCTACATGGGAACCTATCTACAACCGGAAGCAAAAAGAAAAGGAATTCAGATTTATCTGGGTGAACATGACGGATATAAACGTAATCCTGCAATCTATGAATATGTTGAAAAGAGTGAGAACCAAGCGTATGTATCAAAGGAGAACAAGGAGTACATAACAAAAATCAAAAACTGCAAATCAATATGGATTCATGTTTCTGAAAATTATAACATGGGAGATAAGATAGTAATGAAGCAAGAACTCTATACAATTATAGAGAAAACAGCTTGTATGGAAAAAGAACAGCTCTTATTTACTTACCGATTAAAAAGGAGAGAAGATCTTCAGATTTCTATCAACCATAATAAAGCAATGAAAGGAACCTCCTTAGAAGGAATCATATTAGCAATCAAGGATGATAAGATAAAACTCCAGTTATGTATTGATGAAACCCAGGACGAAGAAAGGGCATATTTGTATCCTTTTGCAGTCCCATACACAGCGGAGGGAAACACCGGATGGTATATGATGCCACAGATTGGTGAAGGAGCTTTCTTATATATCCCTTCAGAAGATGAAAGCCAAGGTTATATATCGACAGCAATACATAAGGAAGGGGAAAGCAACCCCTTTATGATGAATGAATCGGTACACAGAATCGGCAGCGAAGATAATAAGTCACTTGTTATGGGACGGGACGAGCTATCCTTTCAGTCAGAGGACAAGGAATTCTTTATTACCATGATGGAAGAAGAAGGTATATCCGTTGTAAGTGACGAGGGAATAAAACTAATGGCAGGGAAGAAGTGCAACTTGCATGGAAATAGAATTAAACTGTATGCGAAAGAGAGAATCACATTGACCACCAAGAAGACGAGTATTAACCTAGATTCAGTGGTGGATATTAGTGGGGATAACCAGAGAAAGAGTGTAGCAGATGAGTTGCTGTATAGCTTGGGAGGCTAA